In Rubrivirga marina, the following are encoded in one genomic region:
- a CDS encoding IS110 family transposase: protein MTSFTGLDLHKRSVTATTLDAEGVVVATAKMPCRPDALRAYFAQQPGHHAATVECTTGWYWVRDALADRADGGPEVDLTLAHAKGVKAIAAAKVKTDAADARTLAHLLRTDLLPEAHMISDEMRPLRDVLRTRLRLVERRVAAQNSVARLLEKHNVRDVADLDAFGRLQAETHIEQAELLHQQIKRLEKHLRIHLVPDADVQRLFRIPGIGQAVAFSIRLEVDDVSRFETDRQFFSYCRLVPGADNSGDRVRHKRSRDGNRYLKLAFSHAAVRAIQYYPEVRDWYKTKRRRKPEAVARALVAKEIARVVYHVLRKQEDFNGRFKGRPLSRLKKEQWPLLASPAGITGDGEPQARPPSAGMGSE, encoded by the coding sequence ATGACCTCCTTCACCGGCCTCGACCTCCACAAGCGCTCCGTCACCGCGACCACGCTCGACGCCGAAGGCGTCGTCGTCGCGACGGCCAAGATGCCGTGCCGGCCCGACGCCCTCCGGGCCTACTTCGCCCAGCAGCCCGGGCACCACGCGGCGACCGTCGAGTGCACGACGGGCTGGTACTGGGTCCGCGACGCGCTCGCCGACCGGGCCGACGGCGGCCCCGAGGTCGACCTCACGCTCGCCCACGCCAAGGGCGTCAAGGCCATCGCCGCCGCGAAGGTCAAGACGGACGCCGCAGATGCGAGGACGCTGGCCCATCTTCTCCGGACCGACCTCCTGCCCGAGGCCCACATGATCTCCGACGAGATGCGCCCGCTCCGCGACGTGCTCCGGACCCGGCTTCGCCTGGTCGAGCGCCGGGTGGCCGCCCAGAACTCGGTCGCCCGGCTCCTCGAGAAGCACAACGTCCGCGACGTGGCCGACCTCGACGCCTTCGGGAGGCTCCAGGCCGAGACCCACATCGAACAAGCGGAGCTCCTGCACCAGCAGATCAAGCGGCTCGAGAAGCACCTCCGCATCCACCTCGTCCCCGATGCCGATGTCCAACGCCTGTTCCGCATCCCGGGCATCGGCCAGGCCGTCGCCTTCTCGATCCGCCTCGAGGTCGACGACGTCTCGCGCTTCGAGACCGACCGCCAGTTCTTCAGCTACTGCCGCCTCGTCCCGGGCGCCGACAACTCGGGCGACCGGGTCCGCCACAAGCGGTCCCGCGACGGGAACAGGTACCTCAAGCTCGCCTTCAGCCACGCCGCCGTCCGGGCGATCCAGTACTACCCGGAGGTCCGCGACTGGTACAAGACGAAGCGGCGGCGGAAGCCGGAGGCGGTCGCCCGGGCGCTCGTGGCCAAGGAGATCGCCCGGGTCGTCTACCATGTCCTCCGCAAGCAGGAAGACTTCAACGGCCGGTTCAAGGGACGCCCCCTGAGCCGGCTGAAGAAGGAGCAATGGCCGCTCCTCGCAAGCCCGGCCGGTATAACTGGCGACGGCGAGCCCCAAGCTCGACCGCCCTCGGCGGGAATGGGAAGCGAGTAG
- a CDS encoding integron integrase → MSALLDAVRAAARTRHLSYRTEQAYVRWAERFVRFHARRAGRFVHPRDLREPAVEAFLNHLANDRDVAASTQTQALSALLFLYDAALGDPLDTMAGLTRVRKPARIPTVLTRAEVAALLCGFRGVHRIVGGLLYGAGLRVSGALRLRVKDVDLDRRQLTVHRGKGERAGPRAKDRVALLPERLVGPLRAHLDEVADLHRRDLADGHGDVPLPHAYVRKHPGAARALGWQFAFPSARVSADPRTGLLHRHHLSPSAVQTAVRKAARAAGIAKRATPHTLRHSFATHLLEDGVDVRTVQHLLGHAKLATTQVYLHVAQHTGIRVRSPLDRLDV, encoded by the coding sequence GTGTCCGCCCTCCTCGACGCCGTCCGCGCCGCCGCCCGGACCCGCCACCTCAGTTACCGGACCGAGCAGGCCTACGTCCGGTGGGCCGAGCGGTTCGTCCGGTTCCACGCCCGCCGGGCCGGCCGGTTCGTCCACCCCCGAGACCTCCGCGAGCCGGCCGTCGAGGCGTTCCTCAACCACCTCGCGAACGACCGCGACGTCGCCGCCTCGACCCAGACCCAGGCCCTCTCCGCCCTCCTCTTCCTCTACGACGCCGCCCTCGGAGACCCGCTCGACACGATGGCCGGGCTCACCCGGGTCCGGAAGCCGGCCCGGATCCCGACCGTCCTCACGCGTGCCGAGGTGGCCGCCCTCCTCTGCGGGTTCCGCGGGGTCCACCGGATCGTCGGCGGGCTCCTCTACGGGGCCGGCCTCCGCGTCTCGGGCGCCCTCCGGCTCCGGGTCAAGGACGTCGACCTCGACCGGCGCCAGCTCACGGTCCACAGGGGGAAGGGGGAGCGCGCGGGTCCGCGCGCGAAGGACCGCGTGGCCCTCCTGCCGGAGAGGCTCGTCGGGCCGCTCCGGGCCCACCTCGACGAGGTCGCCGACCTCCACCGGCGCGACCTCGCCGACGGCCACGGCGACGTCCCGCTTCCCCACGCGTACGTCCGGAAGCACCCCGGGGCGGCCCGCGCGCTCGGGTGGCAGTTCGCGTTCCCGTCGGCCCGGGTCTCGGCCGACCCCCGGACCGGGCTCCTCCACCGCCACCACCTCTCGCCGTCGGCAGTCCAGACGGCCGTCCGGAAGGCGGCCCGGGCGGCCGGGATCGCGAAGCGGGCGACGCCCCACACGCTCCGGCACTCGTTCGCGACGCACCTCTTGGAGGACGGGGTCGACGTCCGGACGGTCCAGCACCTCCTCGGCCACGCGAAGCTGGCGACGACGCAGGTGTACCTCCACGTGGCCCAGCACACGGGGATCCGGGTCCGGAGCCCGCTCGACCGGCTCGATGTCTGA